The Brachyhypopomus gauderio isolate BG-103 chromosome 17, BGAUD_0.2, whole genome shotgun sequence genome includes a window with the following:
- the tpo gene encoding thyroid peroxidase isoform X2: MSNSTIWQLLCYVLLLCWSTYATGTSKQSKSESLLMSSVQESLQMVNSALKQTQNGEKHAEMFVFSRQATAGPGPIAAAEVFHLTLFLLKDEASRTQKQSVSASELLSMEKVALIANLSGCPPLAHPANCPRGGYSEKYRTISGVCNNRNNPLWGAANSVLARWLPAEYEDGESQPKGWNNEQYYSGFLLPPVQKVSNEIMQSSSQYRLEDEAYSQLLVDWGQYIDHDISFTPQSTSKASFLEGTNCLNVCENSDPCFPIQIPLNDEPFGNKSCLPFFRSLPACPLSGPAHTLQSQQMLQRQQMNSATSYLDASTVYGHSTLLQKTLRDLSSSEGLLAVNSKHTDHGGRPYLPFVRDTPSACFQEPGTGPMQRVECFVAGDSRVNEVLPLTALHTLWMREHNRIATYLKQLNGHWSPETIYQETRKIVGALHQIITMRDYIPKILGEEMFDHIIGPYEGYDESVDPSVSNVFATAAFRFGHATVSAQMRRLNESYHEHQNFSSLPLHQTFFSPWRIVREGGLDPVLRGLLGSPAHKQNQHHLMTEELTEKLVVLTVPEVLDLAALNLQRGRDHGLPGYNDWRVFCGYDRVESGADLRGVVHDGALVEKIMDLYGHPNNIDVWLAGLVEDVLPGARTGPLFACLIGRQMRMLREGDRFWWERPGVFSELQRQELQKHSLSRVICDNSGLTEVPLDPFTVGTYPKDFLLCSSLPSLDLDMWQEDPEKKHK, translated from the exons ATGTCCAACTCTACCATCTGGCAGCTTCTTTGTTATGTTCTTCTTTTATGTTGGTCTACATATGCAACTGGAACATCTAAAC AAAGCAAGTCTGAAAGTTTGCTAATGTCCTCAGTACAAGAGAGTCTTCAGATGGTCAACAGTGCATTAAAGCAGACACAAAATGG TGAGAAGCACgcagagatgtttgtgttctcCAGACAGGCTACAGCAGGACCTGGGCCAATAGCAGCAGCAGAGGTCTTCCACTTGACCTTGTTCCTTTTGAAGGACGAGGCAAGCAGGACACAGAAACAATCAGTTTCTGCATCTG AGCTCCTTTCCATGGAGAAAGTGGCGCTGATAGCAAACCTGTCCGGATGTCCTCCACTGGCCCATCCAGCCAACTGTCCCAGAGGAGGCTATTCGGAGAAATACCGCACTATCTCTGGAGTGTGCAATAACAG GAATAACCCTCTCTGGGGAGCTGCCAACAGCGTCTTGGCCAGATGGCTCCCAGCAGAATATGAGGATGGAGAAAGCCAACCAAAAGGCTGGAACAATGAACAGTACTACAGTGGATTCCTACTTCCCCCA GTTCAGAAAGTCAGCAACGAGATTATGCAAAGCTCCAGCCAGTACCGCTTGGAAGATGAAGCATATTCCCAGTTGCTGGTGGACTGGGGTCAGTACATAGACCATGACATCTCCTTCACTCCTCAGAGCACCAGTAAAGCATCATTTTTGGAGGGAACCAACTGCCTCAATGTGTGTGAAAATTCCGATCCTTGTTTCCCTATTCAG ATACCACTAAATGATGAACCGTTTGGAAATAAGAGCTGTCTCCCATTTTTCCGCTCCTTGCCAGCCTGCCCGCTCAGTGGTCCAGCACACACTCTGCAGTCACAACAGATGCTCCAGCGACAGCAGATGAATTCAGCCACCTCCTACCTAGATGCCTCCACTGTCTATGGACACTCCACACTCTTGCAAAAAACTCTCAGAGACCTCTCAAGCTCCGAGGGCCTACTAGCAGTTAacagcaaacacacagaccATGGTGGTCGTCCATACTTGCCTTTTGTAAGGGACACACCATCTGCATGCTTTCAGGAGCCTGGCACTGGGCCTATGCAACGGGTGGAGTGTTTTGTGGCTGGAGATAGCAGGGTAAATGAGGTACTGCCCCTGACTGCTCTACACACGCTGTGGATGAGGGAGCACAACCGTATTGCTACATACCTGAAGCAGCTAAATGGGCACTGGAGTCCGGAGACCATCTACCAGGAGACCCGCAAGATTGTTGGAGCGTTGCACCAG ATCATAACCATGAGGGATTATATTCCCAAAATCCTTGGGGAAGAAATGTTTGATCACATCATTGGGCCGTATGAGGGATATGATGAGTCTGTAGACCCTTCAGTCTCCAACGTGTTTGCCACTGCTGCATTCCGGTTCGGCCATGCCACTGTGTCAGCCCAAATGAGAAGACTCAACGAGAGCTACCACGAACACCAGAACTTCTCCTCATTACCTTTACATCAGACTTTCTTCAGTCCATGGAGGATCGTCAGAGAAG GGGGATTAGATCCAGTGTTGCGAGGTCTTCTAGGCAGCCCAGCTCACAAGCAGAATCAGCACCACCTGATGACTGAGGAACTGACAGAGAAACTTGTAGTGCTCACTGTCCCTGAGGTCCTGGATCTGGCTGCTCTGAACCTGCAGAGAGGACGAGATCATGGTCTTCCAG GCTACAATGACTGGAGGGTGTTTTGTGGATATGACAGAGTGGAAAGCGGAGCAGATCTGAGGGGAGTGGTACATGATGGGGCTTTGGTTGAAAAGATAATGGATCTATATGGGCATCCCAACAATATTGATGTGTGGCTGGCAGGGCTGGTGGAGGATGTGCTGCCTGGCGCTAGGACAGGCCCTCTGTTTGCGTGCTTGATTGGAAGACAGATGAGGATGCTGAGAGAAGGTGACAG ATTCTGGTGGGAAAGACCAGGTGTGTTCTCAGAGCTCCAGAGACAGGAGCTGCAGAAGCACTCCCTGTCTCGAGTCATCTGTGACAACAGCGGACTGACTGAGGTTCCCCTTGATCCATTCACTGTGGGGACATACCCTAAAGACTTCCTTTTATGCAGCAGTCTACCCTCACTGGACCTGGACATGTGGCAGGAAGACCCTGAAAAAAA acaTAAATGA
- the tpo gene encoding thyroid peroxidase isoform X1, with product MTTLSQKETPHQRGMRLNSESLHKGLHREKHTAGMSNSTIWQLLCYVLLLCWSTYATGTSKQSKSESLLMSSVQESLQMVNSALKQTQNGEKHAEMFVFSRQATAGPGPIAAAEVFHLTLFLLKDEASRTQKQSVSASELLSMEKVALIANLSGCPPLAHPANCPRGGYSEKYRTISGVCNNRNNPLWGAANSVLARWLPAEYEDGESQPKGWNNEQYYSGFLLPPVQKVSNEIMQSSSQYRLEDEAYSQLLVDWGQYIDHDISFTPQSTSKASFLEGTNCLNVCENSDPCFPIQIPLNDEPFGNKSCLPFFRSLPACPLSGPAHTLQSQQMLQRQQMNSATSYLDASTVYGHSTLLQKTLRDLSSSEGLLAVNSKHTDHGGRPYLPFVRDTPSACFQEPGTGPMQRVECFVAGDSRVNEVLPLTALHTLWMREHNRIATYLKQLNGHWSPETIYQETRKIVGALHQIITMRDYIPKILGEEMFDHIIGPYEGYDESVDPSVSNVFATAAFRFGHATVSAQMRRLNESYHEHQNFSSLPLHQTFFSPWRIVREGGLDPVLRGLLGSPAHKQNQHHLMTEELTEKLVVLTVPEVLDLAALNLQRGRDHGLPGYNDWRVFCGYDRVESGADLRGVVHDGALVEKIMDLYGHPNNIDVWLAGLVEDVLPGARTGPLFACLIGRQMRMLREGDRFWWERPGVFSELQRQELQKHSLSRVICDNSGLTEVPLDPFTVGTYPKDFLLCSSLPSLDLDMWQEDPEKKHK from the exons ATGACCACGCTCTCTCAAAAGGAAACTCCACATCAGAGAGGTATGAGATTAAACAGTGAAAGTCTTCACAAGGGACTCCACCGAGAGAAACA cacTGCAGGAATGTCCAACTCTACCATCTGGCAGCTTCTTTGTTATGTTCTTCTTTTATGTTGGTCTACATATGCAACTGGAACATCTAAAC AAAGCAAGTCTGAAAGTTTGCTAATGTCCTCAGTACAAGAGAGTCTTCAGATGGTCAACAGTGCATTAAAGCAGACACAAAATGG TGAGAAGCACgcagagatgtttgtgttctcCAGACAGGCTACAGCAGGACCTGGGCCAATAGCAGCAGCAGAGGTCTTCCACTTGACCTTGTTCCTTTTGAAGGACGAGGCAAGCAGGACACAGAAACAATCAGTTTCTGCATCTG AGCTCCTTTCCATGGAGAAAGTGGCGCTGATAGCAAACCTGTCCGGATGTCCTCCACTGGCCCATCCAGCCAACTGTCCCAGAGGAGGCTATTCGGAGAAATACCGCACTATCTCTGGAGTGTGCAATAACAG GAATAACCCTCTCTGGGGAGCTGCCAACAGCGTCTTGGCCAGATGGCTCCCAGCAGAATATGAGGATGGAGAAAGCCAACCAAAAGGCTGGAACAATGAACAGTACTACAGTGGATTCCTACTTCCCCCA GTTCAGAAAGTCAGCAACGAGATTATGCAAAGCTCCAGCCAGTACCGCTTGGAAGATGAAGCATATTCCCAGTTGCTGGTGGACTGGGGTCAGTACATAGACCATGACATCTCCTTCACTCCTCAGAGCACCAGTAAAGCATCATTTTTGGAGGGAACCAACTGCCTCAATGTGTGTGAAAATTCCGATCCTTGTTTCCCTATTCAG ATACCACTAAATGATGAACCGTTTGGAAATAAGAGCTGTCTCCCATTTTTCCGCTCCTTGCCAGCCTGCCCGCTCAGTGGTCCAGCACACACTCTGCAGTCACAACAGATGCTCCAGCGACAGCAGATGAATTCAGCCACCTCCTACCTAGATGCCTCCACTGTCTATGGACACTCCACACTCTTGCAAAAAACTCTCAGAGACCTCTCAAGCTCCGAGGGCCTACTAGCAGTTAacagcaaacacacagaccATGGTGGTCGTCCATACTTGCCTTTTGTAAGGGACACACCATCTGCATGCTTTCAGGAGCCTGGCACTGGGCCTATGCAACGGGTGGAGTGTTTTGTGGCTGGAGATAGCAGGGTAAATGAGGTACTGCCCCTGACTGCTCTACACACGCTGTGGATGAGGGAGCACAACCGTATTGCTACATACCTGAAGCAGCTAAATGGGCACTGGAGTCCGGAGACCATCTACCAGGAGACCCGCAAGATTGTTGGAGCGTTGCACCAG ATCATAACCATGAGGGATTATATTCCCAAAATCCTTGGGGAAGAAATGTTTGATCACATCATTGGGCCGTATGAGGGATATGATGAGTCTGTAGACCCTTCAGTCTCCAACGTGTTTGCCACTGCTGCATTCCGGTTCGGCCATGCCACTGTGTCAGCCCAAATGAGAAGACTCAACGAGAGCTACCACGAACACCAGAACTTCTCCTCATTACCTTTACATCAGACTTTCTTCAGTCCATGGAGGATCGTCAGAGAAG GGGGATTAGATCCAGTGTTGCGAGGTCTTCTAGGCAGCCCAGCTCACAAGCAGAATCAGCACCACCTGATGACTGAGGAACTGACAGAGAAACTTGTAGTGCTCACTGTCCCTGAGGTCCTGGATCTGGCTGCTCTGAACCTGCAGAGAGGACGAGATCATGGTCTTCCAG GCTACAATGACTGGAGGGTGTTTTGTGGATATGACAGAGTGGAAAGCGGAGCAGATCTGAGGGGAGTGGTACATGATGGGGCTTTGGTTGAAAAGATAATGGATCTATATGGGCATCCCAACAATATTGATGTGTGGCTGGCAGGGCTGGTGGAGGATGTGCTGCCTGGCGCTAGGACAGGCCCTCTGTTTGCGTGCTTGATTGGAAGACAGATGAGGATGCTGAGAGAAGGTGACAG ATTCTGGTGGGAAAGACCAGGTGTGTTCTCAGAGCTCCAGAGACAGGAGCTGCAGAAGCACTCCCTGTCTCGAGTCATCTGTGACAACAGCGGACTGACTGAGGTTCCCCTTGATCCATTCACTGTGGGGACATACCCTAAAGACTTCCTTTTATGCAGCAGTCTACCCTCACTGGACCTGGACATGTGGCAGGAAGACCCTGAAAAAAA acaTAAATGA
- the tpo gene encoding thyroid peroxidase isoform X3, with amino-acid sequence MTTLSQKETPHQRGMRLNSESLHKGLHREKHTAGMSNSTIWQLLCYVLLLCWSTYATGTSKQSKSESLLMSSVQESLQMVNSALKQTQNGEKHAEMFVFSRQATAGPGPIAAAEVFHLTLFLLKDEASRTQKQSVSASELLSMEKVALIANLSGCPPLAHPANCPRGGYSEKYRTISGVCNNRNNPLWGAANSVLARWLPAEYEDGESQPKGWNNEQYYSGFLLPPVQKVSNEIMQSSSQYRLEDEAYSQLLVDWGQYIDHDISFTPQSTSKASFLEGTNCLNVCENSDPCFPIQIPLNDEPFGNKSCLPFFRSLPACPLSGPAHTLQSQQMLQRQQMNSATSYLDASTVYGHSTLLQKTLRDLSSSEGLLAVNSKHTDHGGRPYLPFVRDTPSACFQEPGTGPMQRVECFVAGDSRVNEVLPLTALHTLWMREHNRIATYLKQLNGHWSPETIYQETRKIVGALHQIITMRDYIPKILGEEMFDHIIGPYEGYDESVDPSVSNVFATAAFRFGHATVSAQMRRLNESYHEHQNFSSLPLHQTFFSPWRIVREGGLDPVLRGLLGSPAHKQNQHHLMTEELTEKLVVLTVPEVLDLAALNLQRGRDHGLPGYNDWRVFCGYDRVESGADLRGVVHDGALVEKIMDLYGHPNNIDVWLAGLVEDVLPGARTGPLFACLIGRQMRMLREGDRNSNLQTGSCHEQVAKNKIHR; translated from the exons ATGACCACGCTCTCTCAAAAGGAAACTCCACATCAGAGAGGTATGAGATTAAACAGTGAAAGTCTTCACAAGGGACTCCACCGAGAGAAACA cacTGCAGGAATGTCCAACTCTACCATCTGGCAGCTTCTTTGTTATGTTCTTCTTTTATGTTGGTCTACATATGCAACTGGAACATCTAAAC AAAGCAAGTCTGAAAGTTTGCTAATGTCCTCAGTACAAGAGAGTCTTCAGATGGTCAACAGTGCATTAAAGCAGACACAAAATGG TGAGAAGCACgcagagatgtttgtgttctcCAGACAGGCTACAGCAGGACCTGGGCCAATAGCAGCAGCAGAGGTCTTCCACTTGACCTTGTTCCTTTTGAAGGACGAGGCAAGCAGGACACAGAAACAATCAGTTTCTGCATCTG AGCTCCTTTCCATGGAGAAAGTGGCGCTGATAGCAAACCTGTCCGGATGTCCTCCACTGGCCCATCCAGCCAACTGTCCCAGAGGAGGCTATTCGGAGAAATACCGCACTATCTCTGGAGTGTGCAATAACAG GAATAACCCTCTCTGGGGAGCTGCCAACAGCGTCTTGGCCAGATGGCTCCCAGCAGAATATGAGGATGGAGAAAGCCAACCAAAAGGCTGGAACAATGAACAGTACTACAGTGGATTCCTACTTCCCCCA GTTCAGAAAGTCAGCAACGAGATTATGCAAAGCTCCAGCCAGTACCGCTTGGAAGATGAAGCATATTCCCAGTTGCTGGTGGACTGGGGTCAGTACATAGACCATGACATCTCCTTCACTCCTCAGAGCACCAGTAAAGCATCATTTTTGGAGGGAACCAACTGCCTCAATGTGTGTGAAAATTCCGATCCTTGTTTCCCTATTCAG ATACCACTAAATGATGAACCGTTTGGAAATAAGAGCTGTCTCCCATTTTTCCGCTCCTTGCCAGCCTGCCCGCTCAGTGGTCCAGCACACACTCTGCAGTCACAACAGATGCTCCAGCGACAGCAGATGAATTCAGCCACCTCCTACCTAGATGCCTCCACTGTCTATGGACACTCCACACTCTTGCAAAAAACTCTCAGAGACCTCTCAAGCTCCGAGGGCCTACTAGCAGTTAacagcaaacacacagaccATGGTGGTCGTCCATACTTGCCTTTTGTAAGGGACACACCATCTGCATGCTTTCAGGAGCCTGGCACTGGGCCTATGCAACGGGTGGAGTGTTTTGTGGCTGGAGATAGCAGGGTAAATGAGGTACTGCCCCTGACTGCTCTACACACGCTGTGGATGAGGGAGCACAACCGTATTGCTACATACCTGAAGCAGCTAAATGGGCACTGGAGTCCGGAGACCATCTACCAGGAGACCCGCAAGATTGTTGGAGCGTTGCACCAG ATCATAACCATGAGGGATTATATTCCCAAAATCCTTGGGGAAGAAATGTTTGATCACATCATTGGGCCGTATGAGGGATATGATGAGTCTGTAGACCCTTCAGTCTCCAACGTGTTTGCCACTGCTGCATTCCGGTTCGGCCATGCCACTGTGTCAGCCCAAATGAGAAGACTCAACGAGAGCTACCACGAACACCAGAACTTCTCCTCATTACCTTTACATCAGACTTTCTTCAGTCCATGGAGGATCGTCAGAGAAG GGGGATTAGATCCAGTGTTGCGAGGTCTTCTAGGCAGCCCAGCTCACAAGCAGAATCAGCACCACCTGATGACTGAGGAACTGACAGAGAAACTTGTAGTGCTCACTGTCCCTGAGGTCCTGGATCTGGCTGCTCTGAACCTGCAGAGAGGACGAGATCATGGTCTTCCAG GCTACAATGACTGGAGGGTGTTTTGTGGATATGACAGAGTGGAAAGCGGAGCAGATCTGAGGGGAGTGGTACATGATGGGGCTTTGGTTGAAAAGATAATGGATCTATATGGGCATCCCAACAATATTGATGTGTGGCTGGCAGGGCTGGTGGAGGATGTGCTGCCTGGCGCTAGGACAGGCCCTCTGTTTGCGTGCTTGATTGGAAGACAGATGAGGATGCTGAGAGAAGGTGACAG AAATTCAAATCTGCAGACTGGGAGCTGCCATGAACAAGTGGCCAAGAATAAAATCCATCGATGA